In the Muricauda sp. MAR_2010_75 genome, one interval contains:
- a CDS encoding 30S ribosomal protein S16 yields MPVRIRLQRHGKKGKPFYWVVAADSRAKRDGKFLEKLGIYNPNTNPATIELDVDSSVKWMQNGAQPTDTARAILSYKGVLLKHHLLGGVAKGALTEEQVEEKFKAWLEEKEAAVQAKKDGLSKAEAEARAEALKAEKEANEKRIAAATAEEEVAEEAAEEATEAAATEEAPAEEATAEAEEAPAAEEASKEEE; encoded by the coding sequence ATGCCAGTTAGAATTAGACTTCAGAGACACGGTAAAAAAGGTAAACCATTTTATTGGGTGGTTGCCGCAGATTCCAGAGCAAAAAGAGATGGTAAATTTTTGGAAAAATTGGGCATCTACAATCCCAATACCAATCCTGCGACCATTGAATTGGATGTAGATAGTTCCGTAAAATGGATGCAAAATGGTGCACAACCAACGGATACCGCTAGAGCCATTCTTTCGTATAAAGGAGTTTTGCTGAAACACCACTTGTTGGGCGGGGTTGCCAAAGGAGCCCTTACCGAAGAACAAGTTGAAGAAAAGTTCAAAGCTTGGTTGGAAGAAAAAGAAGCTGCCGTTCAGGCCAAAAAAGATGGTTTGAGCAAAGCTGAAGCAGAAGCCAGGGCAGAAGCATTGAAAGCTGAGAAAGAAGCCAACGAAAAACGAATCGCAGCTGCTACTGCTGAAGAGGAAGTAGCTGAGGAAGCTGCAGAAGAAGCCACTGAAGCTGCTGCTACCGAAGAAGCTCCTGCTGAGGAGGCCACTGCCGAGGCTGAAGAGGCCCCTGCGGCCGAAGAAGCTTCCAAAGAAGAAGAGTAA
- the rimM gene encoding ribosome maturation factor RimM (Essential for efficient processing of 16S rRNA) codes for MRKEDCFYLGKVVSKYSFKGEVLVKLDTDEPEIYENMESVFVQLGQNLVPFFIDRCRLHKSALLRIDFEEVKDEASADKIIGSELYLPLSMLPKLSGDKFYFHEVIGFTLMDEVHGDIGIIQSVNDSASQDLFEVKKDGKELLIPISDDIITKVDRKNKTIHVKTPEGLVDLYLN; via the coding sequence ATGCGCAAGGAAGATTGCTTCTACCTGGGCAAAGTCGTATCAAAATACAGTTTTAAGGGTGAGGTATTGGTGAAATTGGATACCGACGAACCTGAAATCTACGAAAACATGGAATCCGTTTTTGTTCAATTAGGGCAAAATCTGGTTCCATTTTTTATTGACCGCTGCCGACTTCATAAATCGGCTTTGCTCCGTATCGATTTTGAAGAGGTGAAGGATGAAGCTTCCGCGGATAAAATCATAGGTTCCGAATTATACCTGCCCCTTTCCATGTTGCCCAAATTGAGTGGTGACAAGTTTTATTTTCACGAAGTAATCGGGTTTACCCTCATGGATGAGGTTCATGGGGATATCGGAATCATACAATCCGTAAACGATAGTGCTTCACAGGATCTTTTTGAAGTCAAAAAAGATGGGAAGGAACTGTTGATTCCCATTAGCGATGACATTATCACCAAAGTGGACCGGAAAAACAAGACCATACATGTAAAAACCCCAGAGGGGTTGGTGGATCTATATTTAAACTAA
- a CDS encoding tRNA1(Val) (adenine(37)-N6)-methyltransferase, which produces MKPFVFKQFTVHQDQCAMKVGTDGVLLGAWTSLGHQPNAILDIGAGTGLIALQLAQRSTAETIDAIELDENAYEQCVANFEASPWADRLFCYHAGFDEFVDEMDEKYDLIVSNPPFFGEEVASGDESRDKARQNSSLPFKELVEGVSKLLGGDGVFAVIVPFKEEDSFIDLAKRVGLFLNRITRVKGNPRAEVKRSLLELGFSKKEPLVDSLIIEEERHQYTKEYIELTQAFYLKM; this is translated from the coding sequence ATGAAACCATTTGTCTTTAAACAATTCACTGTCCACCAAGATCAATGTGCCATGAAAGTGGGCACCGATGGGGTATTATTAGGAGCTTGGACCTCTTTGGGGCATCAACCCAATGCTATTTTGGATATTGGAGCGGGTACCGGATTGATTGCTTTGCAACTCGCCCAAAGATCAACAGCAGAAACCATCGATGCCATTGAATTGGACGAGAACGCCTACGAACAATGTGTGGCCAATTTTGAAGCATCGCCATGGGCAGACCGACTGTTCTGTTATCATGCCGGGTTCGATGAGTTTGTGGATGAAATGGACGAGAAATATGATTTAATTGTTTCCAATCCACCTTTTTTCGGAGAAGAAGTGGCCAGCGGGGATGAATCACGCGATAAGGCTAGGCAAAACAGTTCGTTGCCGTTTAAAGAATTGGTGGAAGGCGTTTCCAAACTGTTGGGTGGTGATGGTGTTTTTGCTGTAATTGTTCCTTTTAAAGAGGAAGACAGTTTCATCGACTTGGCTAAACGTGTTGGCTTGTTCCTAAACCGAATCACTAGGGTGAAGGGCAATCCAAGGGCAGAGGTTAAACGAAGTTTATTGGAGTTGGGGTTTTCAAAAAAAGAACCGCTTGTAGATAGTTTGATCATTGAAGAGGAGCGACATCAATACACAAAGGAATACATTGAATTGACACAAGCATTTTATTTAAAAATGTAA